In the Candidatus Methylomirabilota bacterium genome, CGTGCGCCAGCTCTACGGCATGGTGTTCGAGGGCCACCCGTACGGCCGCCCGGTACTCGGCGTGCCGGCGACCATGAACGCGGCCACGCGCGAGCGCCTCAAGGCGTTCAACAAGTACTACTACACCCCCGAGAACATGACGCTGGTGGTAGCGGGGCCGGTGGATGAGCGCGAGGTGCGAGCCATGGTCGATCGCACCTTCGGCCGGGTGCCCCGGCGTGGCTACACAACGCCGCCCGTGCCCGCGCCCAAGCCCATTGTCGGCGTCAAGCGCCGCGACGTGGAGCGGCCCGAGCAGCAGGCTCTGCTCGCGATGGGCTGGGCGGCGCCGCGCTCGGACGATCCCGACGGCTACGCCATCGATCTCCTCGCCTCCATCCTCGCGGGGACGGAGTCGAGCCGCCTCGCCAAGCGGCTCCGCGACGAGGAGCGGATCGTCACGGGCATCACCATGAGCTACGCCGCGCTGGTGGCCGGCGGTATCGTGTCGCTCCGCGCGGAGCTCGAGGCCAAGGACCTCGCGCGGTCCGAGCAGATCATCCTGGAAGAAATCGCGAAGATCCAGGAGAGCGGCCCCACCGAGGAGGAGCGGCAGCTCGCGGTGACCAAGTTCGAGTCCGAGCACGCCTTCTCCGTGGAGACCTCGGAGGGCCTCGCGAACGCGTACGGCGTCGCCGAGACCACATGGGTGCTCGAAGAAGAGCTCCGCTACGTGGAGCGGCTGCGTCAGATCACCCGCGAGCAGATCCGCGACGCCGCCCGGCACTACCTCTCGCGCGAGAACTACGCGCGGCTGGCCTTCATCCCCCGCAAGGAGCGCTGAGCGCCATGCGCCGCCGTGAGTTCCTCGCCACTGCTGCTGGGCTCGCCGCGTGGACCGCGCGGCCCGCCGCGGCCCGCGCGCAGACCACCTCGGCCACCGAGGGCGTCACGCGGACCCGGCTCCCCAACGGCTTCACCCTGCTCGTCCGCGAGAACCCGACCGCGCCGGTGGTGGCGATGTCGCTGATCGCCCGGACCGGCACGCGCTGGGAGACCCCTCGGGAGGCGGGGATCGTCAATCTCCTCCAGCTCATGATCGTGCGCGGCACCGAGAAGATGGACGGCGGCCAGATCGTGGAGGCGGCCGACCGTATGGGCGGGAGCATCGACGCCTACGGCGACTCGGATTACGCCGAGGTCCCCGCCACCGCCCTGTCCCGCTACGCCGCGGGGATCCTCGACCTCGTGGCCGACGTGGCGCTGAGCCCGACCATCCCCCAGAGCACCACCGACGCCGTGCGCGACTTCATCCTGAACCAGATCCGCAATCGCGGCGACAAGCCCTACGACGTGGCGGCGGACACGTTGCTCGCGAGCCTCTTCGGCGACCACGGCTACGCCTGGAGCCCCACCGGCCGCCGCGATGCGGTGGAGCGGATCGATCGCAATGCGCTCATCGAGGAATACCGGCGCTTCTACGTGCCCGGCGAGCTGGTGCTCGGGGTGAGCGGCCGGGTGCGCGCGGGTGAGGTGCTGGACCAGGTGCAGAAGCGCTTCGGCGGTGAGATGCCGGGTCCGCGTCCGCCGCTCCCGCAGGTCACGCTGCCGCCCATGGCCGCCTCCCGCCAGGTGCTCGAGGTGCCGGGCGCCCAGGCGCAGATCCTCTCGGGCGGCCCCGCGCCCAGCATGACCGAGCCCGACCACGCCGCGGTGAAAGTGCTGGGCGCGATCCTCGGCGGCGGGCTGGCCGCGCGCTTCTTCTCCGAGCTGCGCGACCAACAGGGGCTCGCCTACACCACCGGGCTCCTCTATCCCACGCGCGTCGAC is a window encoding:
- a CDS encoding pitrilysin family protein produces the protein GVGVRYEKPDELGYAHFQEHMLFKGTDKWGPGYIDRAVEGVGGRSNAVTSFDYTTFYIVVPREATETAIQLLHDMAFRSAFEPEEIGRERDVIFEEARIETDNPRTAIVRQLYGMVFEGHPYGRPVLGVPATMNAATRERLKAFNKYYYTPENMTLVVAGPVDEREVRAMVDRTFGRVPRRGYTTPPVPAPKPIVGVKRRDVERPEQQALLAMGWAAPRSDDPDGYAIDLLASILAGTESSRLAKRLRDEERIVTGITMSYAALVAGGIVSLRAELEAKDLARSEQIILEEIAKIQESGPTEEERQLAVTKFESEHAFSVETSEGLANAYGVAETTWVLEEELRYVERLRQITREQIRDAARHYLSRENYARLAFIPRKER
- a CDS encoding pitrilysin family protein, translating into MRRREFLATAAGLAAWTARPAAARAQTTSATEGVTRTRLPNGFTLLVRENPTAPVVAMSLIARTGTRWETPREAGIVNLLQLMIVRGTEKMDGGQIVEAADRMGGSIDAYGDSDYAEVPATALSRYAAGILDLVADVALSPTIPQSTTDAVRDFILNQIRNRGDKPYDVAADTLLASLFGDHGYAWSPTGRRDAVERIDRNALIEEYRRFYVPGELVLGVSGRVRAGEVLDQVQKRFGGEMPGPRPPLPQVTLPPMAASRQVLEVPGAQAQILSGGPAPSMTEPDHAAVKVLGAILGGGLAARFFSELRDQQGLAYTTGLLYPTRVDRSYVLAQLGTAPENVERAEAALREQLERIQRDPATAEEIRVAKAYILGNLAMDRRTNARQAWYLAAYEAAGVGQEYLDKYSADIKKVTAADVQRVARSYLATLRTVIVRPPKP